A stretch of Lathyrus oleraceus cultivar Zhongwan6 chromosome 6, CAAS_Psat_ZW6_1.0, whole genome shotgun sequence DNA encodes these proteins:
- the LOC127094111 gene encoding uncharacterized protein LOC127094111, giving the protein MDPIKYIFEKPSLTGRVSYWQMILTEYDIQYTTQKAIKSNIIADYLTHHPVEDYQPMKFKFPDEDVMFLKEYYNRPDPDEGSEPRSRWMLEFDGASNALGNGIRAVITFPMGFHIPFISRIYFECTNNMVKYEACIYGIEVAIDLRIKYLEVYEESALVIIQINGDWETRHPNLIPYQEHMMKLIPYFEEIMFDYVPREENHLADALATLTSMFKVKWANEAPSISIMRLDV; this is encoded by the coding sequence atggacccaatcaagtatatctttgagaagccttctCTCACAGGAAGGGTTTCCTattggcaaatgattttaacagaatatgatatccagtatactactcaaAAAGCCATCAAGAGTAATATAATTGCTGACTATTTAACACATCATCCTGTGGAAGATTACCAGCCAATGAAGTTCaagtttcctgatgaagatgttatgttTCTCAAAGAATATTACAACCGACCGGACCCAGATGAAGGCTCAGAGCCAAGGTCACGATGGATGCTTGAGTTTGATGGTGCTTCAAATGCTTTGGGAAATGGTATACGAGCTGTCATTACTTTTCCCATGGGTTTTCATATTCCGTTCATTTCCAGAATCTATTTCGAATGCACAAATAACATGGTTaaatatgaagcttgcatctATGGGATTGAAGTTgctattgatttgagaattaaatATCTTGAAGTATATGAGGAATCTGCTCTGGTCATTATCCAAATCAATGGAGATTGGGAGACTCGTCACCCAAATTTGATTCCATATCAAGAGCACATGATGAAGTTGATTCCATACTTTGAGGAGATCATGTTTGATTATGTTCCAAGAGAAGAGAATCATTTAGCAGACGCACTGGCCACTCTGACATCcatgttcaaagtcaaatgggCGAATGAGGCCCCCTCCATCAGCATTATGAGGTTGgatgtgtag